One window of the Pelmatolapia mariae isolate MD_Pm_ZW linkage group LG15, Pm_UMD_F_2, whole genome shotgun sequence genome contains the following:
- the LOC134643354 gene encoding hepatic sodium/bile acid cotransporter-like yields MNNTANLTSHQDLWRNVTAANTTWVYRPAANSALSIAISVVVIIVIIITMVSLGCTMEVSKIKYHLMKPKGLAIAVVAQYVIMPLTAFCLAKGFQFSDITAVVVLVCGCCPGGALSNTLTLALKGDMNLSIVMTSCSTLLAMGMMPLLLYIYCQDFPSVRDAIPYVQIILSLVLILVPCGIGILINTYRPQYSKRITKVGIIIMLIFTVVTLILAIIENGRYILTVLSPSLLAIAGLMPLIGYCFGFLFSAIFRLSHRERRTISMETGCQNVVLCSTILKLAFPDEVVGPLYLFPTVYLVFQFFEAVVIIILFWCYQRFKRKEKETYQPAATGEDLKESDV; encoded by the exons ATGAACAACACAGCAAACCTGACCTCTCATCAAGATTTGTGGCGCAATGTGACGGCTGCAAACACCACCTGGGTTTACCGTCCTGCTGCAAACTCGGCTCTTAGCATTGCCATTTCAGTAGTGGTTATAATCGTAATCATCATCACCATGGTTTCACTTGGATGCACCATGGAGGTGTCTAAGATCAAG TATCACCTCATGAAACCTAAGGGGCTGGCTATTGCAGTTGTGGCCCAGTATGTGATCATGCCTCTTACAGCCTTTTGCTTGGCTAAG GGGTTCCAGTTCAGTGATATAACAGCTGTGGTTGTTCTGGTTTGTGGCTGCTGTCCTGGAGGAGCTCTCTCCAACACATTGACTCTGGCACTAAAGGGGGACATGAACCTCAG CATCGTGATGACTTCCTGCTCCACGTTGTTGGCTATGGGTATGATGCCTCTCCTGCTCTACATCTACTGCCAGGATTTCCCCAGCGTGCGGGACGCTATCCCTTATGTTCAAATCATCTTATCGTTGGTCTTGATTCTTGTGCCGTGTGGCATCGGCATCCTCATCAACACCTACAGGCCGCAGTATTCGAAGAGGATCACGAAG GTAGGCATCATTATAATGCTGATTTTTACTGTGGTGACCTTGATCTTAGCTATTATTGAAAACGGACGCTACATCCTGACTGTGCTGTCTCCTTCACTCTTGGCCATCGCTGGTCTCATGCCTTTGATAGGCTACTGTTTCGGATTCCTCTTCTCTGCGATCTTCAGACTCAGCCACAG GGAGCGTAGGACCATTTCCATGGAAACAGGCTGTCAGAATGTCGTGCTGTGCTCCACCATATTGAAGTTAGCCTTCCCTGACGAAGTGGTGGGTCCTCTGTATCTATTCCCGACAGTCTACTTGGTGTTTCAGTTTTTCGAGGCGGTGGTAATCATCATACTGTTTTGGTGCTACCAAAGGTTCAAGAGAAAGGAGAAAG AGACTTACCAGCCTGCGGCCACTGGAGAGGATCTGAAAgagtctgatgtgtga